One window of the Clostridium sp. MB40-C1 genome contains the following:
- a CDS encoding amino acid adenylation domain-containing protein, which translates to MQNIVQNYLRKETINRLLAHFKEVLCKIIDNPESSIGEINIVTKDEKELILNKFNDTYVEYDREKTLVDIFEEQVKKAPNNTAVVFENEKITYKELNEKANSLAMVLRKNGARADKIVGIMLERSIEMIVAIIGVLKSGAAYLPIDPKHPKNRIEYMLKNSETNILLSIPKLLDNIDFNGNILDMSKKQLFDKKLNNLNNINVSKDMAYIIYTSGTTGTPKGVMVENRNILNTLYWRKNYYEFSENDVTLQIPSFSFDSSVEDIFTTLISGAKLVLINEDKRLDIQYLKDIMLKEKITNFLVTPSLYASILSADLQNVKTLRNVTVAGESIPSELIKEHFKKFTKVDLFNEYGPTENSVCSTVYKFVKNNNKVLIGTPISNTRIYIIDEKNKVLPIGVKGELCISGFGLTRGYLNNEKLTSEKFVDNPYEPGKKMYKNRRFSKMASRWKHRMFGTY; encoded by the coding sequence GTGCAGAATATTGTACAGAATTATTTAAGAAAAGAAACTATAAATAGATTGTTAGCTCATTTTAAAGAAGTTCTCTGCAAAATAATAGATAATCCAGAAAGTTCTATAGGAGAAATTAATATTGTAACAAAAGATGAAAAAGAGTTAATTCTAAATAAATTTAATGATACTTATGTAGAGTATGATAGAGAAAAAACGTTAGTAGATATATTTGAGGAACAGGTAAAAAAGGCACCTAATAATACTGCTGTTGTGTTTGAAAATGAAAAGATAACTTATAAAGAACTTAATGAAAAAGCAAATTCATTAGCGATGGTATTAAGAAAAAATGGAGCTAGAGCAGATAAAATAGTCGGGATAATGTTAGAACGTTCTATTGAAATGATAGTAGCAATAATAGGAGTATTAAAATCTGGAGCAGCATATTTACCTATAGATCCGAAGCATCCAAAAAATAGAATAGAATATATGTTAAAAAATAGTGAAACAAATATATTATTAAGCATACCAAAATTATTAGATAACATTGATTTTAATGGAAATATATTAGATATGTCTAAAAAACAACTATTTGATAAAAAGTTAAATAATTTAAATAATATAAATGTTTCAAAAGATATGGCATATATTATATATACTTCAGGTACTACAGGAACTCCTAAGGGAGTAATGGTTGAAAATAGAAATATTTTAAATACGTTATATTGGAGAAAAAATTATTATGAATTTAGTGAAAATGATGTAACACTACAAATACCATCATTTAGCTTTGATAGTTCTGTAGAAGATATATTTACTACATTAATCTCAGGAGCGAAATTAGTATTAATAAATGAAGATAAACGATTAGACATACAATATTTAAAAGATATAATGTTAAAAGAAAAAATAACTAATTTTTTAGTAACTCCAAGTTTATATGCTTCTATTTTGAGTGCAGATTTGCAAAATGTTAAAACTTTAAGAAACGTCACAGTTGCTGGAGAAAGTATTCCAAGTGAACTTATAAAAGAACATTTTAAAAAATTTACCAAAGTAGATTTATTTAATGAATATGGTCCTACTGAAAATAGCGTATGTTCAACTGTATATAAATTTGTCAAAAATAATAATAAAGTTTTAATAGGTACACCGATTAGTAACACTAGAATATATATTATTGATGAAAAAAATAAAGTTTTACCTATAGGTGTTAAAGGTGAGCTTTGTATAAGTGGATTTGGATTAACAAGAGGATATTTAAACAATGAAAAGTTAACATCAGAAAAATTTGTAGATAATCCATATGAACCAGGAAAAAAAATGTATAAAAACAGGAGATTTAGCAAGATGGCTTCCAGATGGAAACATAGAATGTTTGGGACGTATTGA
- a CDS encoding condensation domain-containing protein: MVVGTPISGRTNKDMESMMGMFINTLAMREKPEAGKSFIKFVGEVKESCLKAYENQEYPFEELVESVEVRRDFSRNPLFDVMFSLQNNEKVNLSMDNLMIDQIWGEHRISKFDLSIMMESREDKYFVGAEYSTTLFKRETINRFLAHFKEVLCKVIYNPESLIGEIEVVTKEEKDLILNKFNDTYVEYDKEKNSGRHV; encoded by the coding sequence ATTGTTGTAGGAACTCCTATATCAGGAAGAACTAATAAAGATATGGAATCTATGATGGGTATGTTTATAAATACACTTGCTATGAGAGAAAAACCTGAAGCTGGAAAGAGTTTTATTAAGTTTGTAGGTGAAGTAAAAGAAAGTTGTCTTAAGGCATATGAAAATCAGGAATATCCTTTTGAAGAACTAGTAGAGTCAGTAGAAGTTAGAAGAGATTTTTCTAGGAATCCATTATTTGATGTAATGTTTAGTTTACAGAACAATGAAAAAGTGAATCTTTCAATGGATAATCTTATGATAGATCAAATATGGGGAGAACATAGAATATCCAAGTTTGATCTTAGTATTATGATGGAAAGTAGAGAAGATAAATATTTTGTAGGTGCGGAATATTCTACAACATTATTTAAGAGAGAAACTATAAATAGATTTTTAGCTCATTTTAAAGAAGTTCTCTGCAAAGTAATATATAATCCAGAAAGTCTTATAGGAGAAATTGAGGTTGTAACAAAAGAAGAAAAAGATTTAATTTTAAATAAGTTCAATGACACTTATGTAGAGTATGACAAAGAAAAAAACAGTGGTAGACATGTTTGA
- a CDS encoding non-ribosomal peptide synthetase: protein MFQLIQNIHRKGYYIFFQTVSQKALLIYKADVRAKEIPVIDLSDNESFEGKLKNLEKVNRPDDLLYLIYTSGTTGKPKGVMIEHKSVNNLREYFINSLKVRPSDKILQFSNISFDGSVWDITMALLTGATLYVINQDKMLDLDFTSEYAKNTTIMAVPPQYYKQLKTIGQRLVVTAGSESSKDVVTKAIEGGGTYLNSYGPTEATVCATHWFCNEKNNVPGRIPIGKPIDNKKIYICDKYSLCGIGIPGELCIAGDGLARGYLNRPELTAEKFIDNPYEPGQKMYRTGDLARWLPDGNIEYLGRIDEQVKIRGFRIELEEIANVLGKIDCIEDAAVIARDDSSGEKAVYSYVVSNLNVDFKKIRKKIREKLPEYMIPTYMMQIEEIPVTRNGKLDKRALPDIVQESGEEYIAPRNEIEKIIVRIFEEVVGGNKISVDDDFFEVGGHSLRATKVVNRIEVETGVRIPIKIIFSERTAEAIARYIEESENKEYESIPKAEEKEYYPMSSSQKRMYLIWQMKKKA, encoded by the coding sequence ATGTTCCAATTGATCCAAAATATCCACAGGAAAGGATACTATATATTCTTTCAGACTGTAAGCCAAAAAGCTTTATTAATATATAAAGCAGATGTACGAGCTAAAGAAATTCCAGTAATTGATCTTTCTGATAATGAATCTTTTGAAGGTAAGTTGAAAAACTTAGAAAAAGTAAATAGACCAGATGATTTATTATATCTAATATATACATCAGGGACTACCGGAAAACCAAAAGGAGTTATGATTGAACATAAATCAGTTAATAATTTAAGAGAATATTTTATTAATTCACTTAAAGTAAGACCTAGTGATAAAATACTACAGTTTTCTAATATATCATTTGATGGTTCTGTTTGGGATATAACAATGGCCTTATTAACAGGAGCAACTTTATATGTAATTAATCAAGATAAAATGTTGGATTTAGATTTTACAAGTGAATATGCTAAAAATACTACAATAATGGCAGTGCCGCCGCAATATTATAAACAATTAAAAACAATAGGACAAAGACTAGTTGTTACGGCTGGCTCGGAAAGTAGTAAGGATGTTGTAACAAAAGCAATTGAAGGGGGAGGAACTTATTTAAATTCTTATGGTCCAACAGAAGCAACGGTATGTGCAACTCATTGGTTCTGCAATGAAAAGAACAATGTACCAGGAAGAATTCCAATTGGAAAGCCGATAGATAATAAAAAAATATATATTTGTGATAAATATAGCTTATGTGGAATAGGAATACCAGGAGAATTGTGTATAGCTGGAGATGGACTTGCTAGAGGGTATTTAAATAGACCTGAACTTACAGCAGAAAAATTTATAGATAATCCATATGAACCAGGACAAAAAATGTATAGAACAGGAGATTTAGCAAGATGGCTTCCAGATGGAAACATAGAATATTTGGGACGTATTGATGAACAAGTTAAGATAAGAGGGTTCAGAATTGAGCTTGAAGAAATTGCAAATGTATTGGGTAAAATTGACTGTATAGAAGATGCAGCAGTTATAGCAAGAGATGATTCAAGTGGTGAAAAAGCTGTTTATAGTTATGTAGTTTCTAATCTAAATGTAGATTTTAAGAAGATTAGAAAAAAAATCCGTGAAAAATTACCGGAGTATATGATACCAACATATATGATGCAGATAGAAGAAATACCAGTAACTAGAAATGGCAAACTAGATAAGAGAGCATTACCTGATATAGTCCAAGAAAGTGGAGAGGAATATATTGCTCCAAGAAATGAAATAGAAAAAATCATTGTTAGAATTTTTGAAGAAGTTGTTGGAGGAAACAAGATAAGTGTAGATGATGATTTCTTTGAAGTAGGGGGACATTCTTTAAGAGCAACAAAAGTAGTTAATAGAATTGAAGTCGAAACTGGAGTAAGGATACCAATAAAGATAATTTTTTCAGAGAGGACAGCAGAAGCTATAGCAAGATATATAGAAGAATCCGAAAATAAAGAATATGAATCTATACCAAAAGCAGAAGAAAAGGAATACTATCCAATGTCTTCATCCCAAAAGAGAATGTATTTAATTTGGCAGATGAAAAAGAAAGCATAG
- a CDS encoding phosphopantetheine-binding protein: MLIFEIGGHSLRAIKVVNRIEAETGVRIPIKDNFCRENSRIYSKVYRRS, encoded by the coding sequence ATGCTGATTTTTGAAATAGGAGGACACTCTTTAAGGGCAATAAAAGTAGTTAATAGAATTGAAGCTGAAACTGGAGTAAGAATACCAATAAAAGATAATTTTTGCAGAGAGAACAGCAGAATCTATAGCAAGGTATATAGAAGAAGCTGA
- a CDS encoding AMP-binding protein: MVDIFEEQVRKNPNNIAVIYEKERLTYRELNEKANILAQKLRGMGIKPDDFVAIAAQKSLEMVIGILGVIKAGGAYVPIDPKYPQERILYILSDCKPKSFINI, encoded by the coding sequence GTGGTAGATATCTTTGAGGAACAGGTAAGAAAGAATCCAAATAATATAGCAGTAATATATGAAAAGGAAAGATTAACTTATAGAGAATTAAATGAAAAAGCCAATATATTAGCCCAAAAGTTACGTGGTATGGGAATAAAACCAGATGATTTTGTTGCAATTGCAGCACAGAAAAGTTTAGAGATGGTAATAGGCATTTTAGGAGTAATTAAAGCAGGAGGAGCATATGTTCCAATTGATCCAAAATATCCACAGGAAAGGATACTATATATTCTTTCAGACTGTAAGCCAAAAAGCTTTATTAATATATAA
- a CDS encoding AMP-binding protein translates to MKKSNILAQKLRDMGIKPDDFVAISAERSLEMVIGILAIIKAGGAYVPIDPKYPEKRINYILSDCKPKALLTYKTDVQAKEIPTIDLSNNKSFEGELKN, encoded by the coding sequence ATGAAAAAATCAAATATATTAGCCCAAAAGTTACGTGATATGGGGATAAAGCCAGATGATTTTGTAGCAATTTCAGCAGAGCGAAGCTTGGAAATGGTAATTGGAATTTTAGCAATTATAAAAGCTGGTGGAGCATATGTTCCGATTGACCCTAAGTATCCAGAGAAGAGAATTAATTATATTCTTTCTGACTGTAAGCCAAAAGCTTTATTAACATATAAGACTGATGTACAAGCTAAAGAAATTCCAACAATTGATCTTTCTAACAATAAATCTTTTGAAGGTGAGTTGAAAAACTAG
- a CDS encoding condensation domain-containing protein produces the protein MCQHATSWKEKVRIDDIKNSLQMIDCHEILRTRFVTKDGELVQKILDKVEVDYSYEENTDEVSEILKNFIKPFNLDEGNLIRMKVVKSKKEYYLLIDMHHIVSDGMSMGIFIKEFSTLYSGEEVEKLNLQYKDYSEWMIKRNLDDQKAYWVSRFEEEAPIIDLPYDYKRPLEKVIKVQ, from the coding sequence ATGTGCCAGCATGCTACAAGCTGGAAGGAAAAAGTAAGAATTGATGATATAAAGAACTCATTACAAATGATAGATTGTCATGAGATATTAAGAACACGTTTTGTAACAAAAGATGGAGAGCTTGTACAGAAGATTTTAGACAAGGTAGAGGTAGACTATTCTTATGAGGAAAATACAGATGAAGTATCTGAAATTCTTAAAAATTTCATAAAGCCATTTAATTTAGATGAAGGAAATTTAATAAGAATGAAGGTAGTAAAGAGTAAAAAAGAATATTATTTGCTTATAGACATGCATCATATAGTTAGTGATGGAATGAGTATGGGAATTTTCATTAAAGAATTTTCAACTCTATATAGTGGCGAAGAAGTTGAAAAACTTAATTTACAATATAAAGATTATAGTGAATGGATGATAAAAAGAAATTTAGATGACCAAAAAGCATACTGGGTAAGCCGATTTGAAGAGGAAGCACCAATAATTGATCTTCCATATGATTATAAGAGGCCACTTGAAAAAGTTATAAAGGTGCAATAA
- a CDS encoding condensation domain-containing protein yields MSSAQKRMYLIWQMEKESTVYNMPLCYKLKGNVRVDNIKKSLQEMIERHEILRTCFGIKDGEFVQKILDKNKKRGRLFL; encoded by the coding sequence ATGTCTTCAGCCCAAAAGAGAATGTATTTAATTTGGCAGATGGAAAAAGAAAGTACAGTTTATAATATGCCATTATGTTATAAGTTGAAAGGTAATGTAAGAGTAGATAACATAAAGAAGTCGTTACAAGAAATGATAGAACGCCATGAGATATTAAGAACATGTTTTGGAATAAAAGATGGAGAGTTTGTACAGAAGATTTTAGACAAGAACAAGAAAAGAGGCAGACTATTCTTATGA
- a CDS encoding AMP-binding protein: protein MNQEKKCIKTGDLARWLPDGNIECLGRIDEQVKIRGFRIELEEIANVLRRIDYIEDAAVIARDDARGEKAIYSYVVSNVNIDFKGS from the coding sequence ATGAACCAGGAAAAAAAATGTATAAAAACAGGAGATTTAGCAAGATGGCTTCCAGATGGAAACATAGAATGTTTGGGACGTATTGATGAACAAGTTAAGATAAGAGGATTCAGAATTGAACTTGAAGAAATCGCAAATGTATTACGTAGAATTGATTATATAGAAGATGCAGCTGTTATAGCCAGAGATGATGCAAGGGGCGAAAAAGCTATTTACAGCTATGTAGTTTCTAATGTAAATATAGACTTTAAAGGAAGTTAG
- a CDS encoding phosphopantetheine-binding protein: MIPAYIMQIEKIPVTRNGKLDKRALPDIVQECGEEYIAPRNEMENNIVRIFEEVVGGNKISVDADFFEIGGHSLRATKVVNRIEADTGVRIPIKIIFSERTAEAIARYIEESEK, translated from the coding sequence ATGATACCAGCATACATAATGCAGATAGAAAAAATACCAGTAACTAGAAACGGTAAACTAGATAAGAGAGCATTACCTGATATAGTTCAAGAATGTGGAGAGGAATATATTGCTCCAAGGAATGAAATGGAAAACAATATTGTTAGAATTTTTGAAGAGGTCGTTGGAGGAAACAAGATAAGTGTAGATGCTGATTTCTTTGAAATAGGAGGTCATTCTTTAAGGGCGACAAAAGTAGTTAATAGAATTGAAGCTGACACCGGAGTAAGGATACCAATAAAGATAATTTTTTCAGAGAGGACAGCGGAAGCTATAGCAAGATATATAGAAGAATCTGAAAAATAA
- a CDS encoding condensation domain-containing protein, producing the protein MKKLCNITGTTEYMVLLSAFMVTLNKYTHQEDIVVGTPISGRTNKDMESMMGMFINTLAIREKPGSGKEFYSVCRRSKRRLS; encoded by the coding sequence ATAAAAAAATTGTGCAATATTACTGGAACAACAGAATATATGGTACTTTTGTCAGCATTTATGGTGACTTTAAATAAATACACTCATCAGGAAGATATAGTTGTAGGAACGCCTATATCAGGAAGAACTAATAAAGACATGGAATCTATGATGGGGATGTTTATAAATACACTTGCTATAAGAGAGAAACCTGGAAGCGGGAAAGAGTTTTATTCAGTTTGTAGGCGAAGTAAAAGAAGATTGTCTTAA
- a CDS encoding AMP-binding protein, whose translation MLSDCKPKALLIYKTDIKVNGVPIIDLNDSKLFKGECKNLEKVNTSNDLLYVIYTSGTTGKPKGVMIEHKSVNNLREYFINSLKVRPSDRILQFSNISFDASVWDITMSLLIGATLHVINQDKMVDADFMSEYAKDTTIMLLPPQFYQQLKTAGQRLVVTGGAESSKDIVIKAIGEGAAYLNAYGPTEATVIATHWLCNEIDNVPERIPIGKPIDNKKYTFVIKTSYVE comes from the coding sequence ATGCTTTCAGATTGTAAGCCAAAGGCTTTATTGATCTATAAGACAGACATAAAAGTTAATGGAGTACCTATAATTGATTTAAATGATAGTAAACTTTTTAAAGGTGAGTGCAAAAACTTAGAAAAGGTGAATACTTCAAATGATTTGCTGTATGTAATATATACTTCAGGAACTACTGGAAAACCAAAAGGAGTTATGATTGAGCATAAATCAGTCAATAATTTAAGAGAATATTTTATTAATTCACTTAAAGTAAGGCCTAGTGATAGAATACTACAGTTCTCCAATATATCATTTGATGCTTCGGTTTGGGATATAACAATGTCTTTATTAATAGGAGCCACATTACATGTAATTAATCAAGATAAAATGGTAGATGCAGATTTTATGAGTGAATATGCTAAAGATACTACAATAATGCTATTGCCCCCACAATTTTATCAGCAGCTAAAAACAGCAGGACAGAGGCTTGTTGTTACGGGGGGGGCAGAAAGTAGTAAAGATATTGTAATAAAAGCAATTGGAGAGGGAGCAGCATATTTAAATGCTTATGGTCCTACAGAAGCAACGGTAATTGCCACTCATTGGTTGTGTAATGAAATAGATAATGTACCAGAAAGGATTCCAATTGGAAAGCCAATAGATAATAAAAAATATACATTTGTGATAAAGACGTCTTATGTGGAATAG
- a CDS encoding condensation domain-containing protein, with protein sequence MADEKESIVYNMPACYKLEGRVRVDDIKNSLQEMIKRHEILRTRFLTRDGDLVQKVLDKVEVDYSYEESMDEVSEVFKNFIKPFNLDEGNLIRMKVVKSKKEYYLLIDMHHIISDGMSMGIFIKEFSTFYNGGNLEKLNLQYKDYSEWMRKRSFDSEKSYWLSQFEEEVPVIDLPYDYKRPLEKVIKVQ encoded by the coding sequence TTGGCAGATGAAAAAGAAAGCATAGTTTACAATATGCCAGCATGCTACAAATTAGAAGGAAGAGTAAGAGTTGATGATATAAAGAATTCATTGCAAGAAATGATAAAACGCCATGAGATATTAAGAACACGTTTTTTAACAAGAGATGGAGATCTTGTACAGAAGGTTTTAGACAAGGTAGAGGTAGATTATTCTTATGAGGAAAGTATGGATGAAGTATCTGAAGTTTTTAAAAATTTCATAAAGCCATTTAATTTAGATGAAGGAAATTTAATAAGAATGAAGGTAGTAAAGAGTAAAAAAGAATATTATTTGCTTATAGACATGCATCATATAATTAGTGATGGAATGAGTATGGGAATTTTTATTAAAGAATTTTCAACTTTCTATAATGGCGGAAATCTTGAAAAACTTAATTTACAATATAAGGATTATAGTGAATGGATGAGAAAAAGAAGTTTTGACAGCGAGAAGTCATATTGGTTAAGTCAATTTGAAGAGGAAGTACCAGTAATTGATCTTCCATATGATTATAAGAGACCACTTGAAAAAGTTATAAAGGTGCAATAA
- a CDS encoding amino acid adenylation domain-containing protein yields the protein MIFQSLSKRGKRILFLNKFNDTCVEYDKEKTLVDMFEEQVKKTPNNIAVVFENEKITYKELNEKANLLARVLRQNGAGVDKIVGIMLERSIEMIIAIIGVLKSGAAYLPIDPKYPKNRIEYMLKNSETNILVSLPRLLGNLNFSGNILDMSNKGIFNKDMDKLYNVNHSKDLAYIIYTSGTTGNPKGVMVEHKSAVNLIYALKECIYSKYGGNLKVALVANYAFDASVKQIFASLLLGNTLYIVDNNSIMHGDDLVRFYLDKQIDITDGTPIHLSMISNSNLLGNSKLKLKNMIIGGDKLLKDTVKKIYSKLKTNKVSITNVYGPTECCVDTTCQNIDINNINRFQDIPIGRPLNNYEVYILDEQNKLLPIGIAGELYISGDGLARGYLNNRELTNKKFIDNPYKLGQKCTKQGTWQDGFRWEYRILRTY from the coding sequence ATGATATTTCAATCATTAAGTAAAAGAGGAAAAAGAATCTTATTTTTAAACAAATTCAATGATACCTGTGTAGAATACGATAAAGAAAAAACATTAGTAGATATGTTTGAAGAGCAGGTAAAGAAGACACCAAATAATATTGCTGTTGTATTTGAAAATGAAAAAATAACATATAAAGAACTTAATGAAAAAGCAAATTTATTAGCTAGAGTATTGAGACAAAATGGCGCTGGAGTAGATAAAATAGTTGGTATAATGTTAGAGCGTTCTATTGAAATGATAATAGCAATAATTGGAGTATTAAAATCTGGAGCAGCCTATTTGCCTATAGACCCCAAATATCCTAAAAATAGAATAGAATATATGCTAAAGAACAGTGAAACCAATATATTAGTAAGTCTGCCAAGGTTATTGGGTAATTTAAATTTTAGTGGAAATATATTAGATATGTCTAACAAGGGGATTTTTAATAAAGATATGGACAAGCTATACAATGTAAATCATTCGAAAGATCTAGCATATATTATATATACCTCAGGTACCACAGGAAATCCTAAGGGAGTTATGGTAGAACATAAAAGTGCAGTTAACTTAATATATGCATTGAAAGAGTGTATTTATAGTAAATATGGTGGTAATTTAAAAGTAGCTTTAGTAGCTAATTATGCTTTTGATGCATCAGTTAAACAAATTTTTGCTTCTTTGTTATTAGGAAATACATTATATATTGTTGATAATAACAGCATAATGCATGGAGATGATTTAGTAAGATTTTATTTAGATAAACAAATAGATATAACGGATGGTACTCCAATACATTTATCAATGATAAGTAATTCTAACTTATTAGGAAATAGTAAATTAAAATTAAAGAACATGATAATTGGTGGAGATAAACTTTTAAAAGATACAGTAAAAAAAATATATAGCAAATTAAAAACAAATAAAGTTAGTATAACAAATGTATATGGACCAACTGAATGTTGTGTTGATACCACTTGTCAAAATATAGATATAAATAATATAAATAGATTTCAAGATATTCCTATAGGAAGACCATTAAACAACTATGAGGTTTATATATTAGATGAACAAAATAAATTACTTCCAATTGGTATTGCAGGAGAATTATATATAAGTGGTGATGGATTAGCTAGAGGATATTTAAATAATAGAGAACTAACAAATAAAAAATTCATAGACAATCCATATAAGTTAGGTCAAAAATGTACAAAACAGGGGACTTGGCAAGATGGCTTCAGATGGGAGTATAGAATACTTAGGACGTATTGA
- a CDS encoding AMP-binding protein, giving the protein MGEHRISKFDLSIMMESGEDKYFVGAEYCTTLFKRETVNRFLVHFKEVLCKIIDNPEVLIGEIQVITKQEEDLILNKFNNTYIEYDKEKTVVDIFEEQVKKIPDNIAVVYENEKLTYRELDEKANILAQKLRDMGIKPNDFVAITVQKSLEMIIEILGVIKAETYVPIDPKYPKERIKIYAFRL; this is encoded by the coding sequence ATGGGAGAACATAGAATATCCAAGTTTGATCTTAGTATTATGATGGAAAGTGGAGAAGATAAATATTTTGTAGGTGCGGAATATTGTACAACATTATTTAAGAGAGAAACTGTAAATAGATTTTTAGTTCATTTTAAAGAAGTTCTTTGTAAAATAATAGATAATCCAGAGGTTCTTATAGGAGAAATCCAGGTTATAACAAAACAAGAAGAAGATTTAATTTTAAATAAATTTAATAATACTTATATAGAATATGATAAAGAAAAAACAGTGGTAGATATTTTTGAAGAACAGGTAAAAAAAATACCAGATAATATAGCAGTAGTATATGAAAACGAAAAATTAACTTATAGGGAACTAGATGAAAAGGCGAATATATTAGCTCAAAAATTACGTGATATGGGAATAAAGCCAAATGATTTTGTAGCAATAACAGTACAGAAGAGTCTAGAGATGATAATAGAAATTTTAGGAGTAATTAAGGCTGAGACGTATGTTCCAATTGATCCCAAATATCCAAAAGAAAGAATAAAAATATATGCTTTCAGATTGTAA